Below is a window of Trichosurus vulpecula isolate mTriVul1 chromosome 4, mTriVul1.pri, whole genome shotgun sequence DNA.
tcccatatctcctccaacatttatcattttctttttctgtcatgttagccaacttGATAGGTGGCAtcccaaagttgttttaatttgcatttctctaatcaataatgatttaaaacattattttcatatgattatagttagctttgatttctaTACCCGACTGAGTGTGTAtgcttttccctcttttaattaattccagtgagagtaaggttcaagcactgTCCACCCCTCATTtccttccactataaaagctctttcatgcttcttttacatgagataatttatcacattctgccttttccttccccttctaccagtgcatccctttttcttaccatttaattttatttttttaagatatcccATCAGACTCAACTCACACCCACGTCctatatgtatactccttctagctgccctaataatgacaTATAAAGTTTTTAAGTGTTACAAGTATCCTTTTCTCAtctgggaatgtaaacagttcaaccttattaAATGTCTTAAATTTCTCTtgcctgtttatgtttttatgcttgtcttgtgtcttgtatttgaaagtcaaattttttattcagctctggtcttttcatcaggaatgcttggaaattttatattttattagatGTCTATTTTTGCCCTGGAGGATTATATTCAGTTaagttgggtaggtgattcttggttataattgtagctcctttgccctccagaatatcatattctaagctctctgattctttaatgtagacaTTGCTAAACcttgtggttccatgatatttgaaatgtttctttctggctgcttgcaatattttctccttgacctgggaacttgtaacaacaatgttacttgcagctgttgtgggggtgtaagaccaataacaccagcacacaggagggctactagcacatattctttgatctccttttctaaaggaaagcaactttaaggggtcattcacttagttcaggggaaaagtcagcaccccgaacttcagaggaaatacagacATTACAAGAACTTATATAAACAGggcaaaaacaacagcaaaggccaacagacagggcttccaactgtctgaacaaaagcaacacatacatagttaccagagagagaagcaccaacatctgggtttttcaaaggtgGGGGGCTTCTTACCAGccacccagagtttcatctggtaACATCACAtaaacagtcttccaatgagtgagccccaaaacaaaatgctaacctcagagtatatatacacttcttcagggtcagagggcatcgcAACCCCTGTGACgtaggctcatgtgactcaaactcatgtgatttggacttccatgtgacttaagcagggcctattaatggatgggaaagatcttcacattaagcaaaaatacattaacaatacagaacTCTGATGTTTGGCTGTAAtaatcctgggaattttcattttgggatctctttcagaaggtgattggtagattctttcaatgtttattttattctctgtttCTAGGATAACAgctcagttttccttgatgatttcttgagaTTTGAAGtttggctctctttttgatcatggctttttagttcaataattcttaaattgtctctcttggatctattttccaggtcagttatttttccaatgagatatttcacattgtcttctattttttcattcatttaattttattttattgttttttgatgcctcatggagtcattaccttccacttgcccaattctaatttttaattttctccagtgagcttttgtacttccttttccatttggccaattctgcttttaaaggggtTTGTCTCTTCAACAgatttttgtgccccttttatcattttgctaattctgttttttaatgcattttcttcagtatttttgtgccttcttttaccatgctgttgactcttttttttaaaaattatactcttgcatctctcatttctttttctaatttttactctacctctctgatttttaaaatcctttttgaactcttctaagaatttttttttgtgtctgagatcagttcacatttttctttgaggctttgaatgtagctattttgatttttttgtcatcttctgagttcgTGCTTTGATATTCCATGTAacaatagtaactttctatggtcagattattttgttgttgtttgctcattttcccagtttatttcttgatttttaactttatgttgaaGTTGGGCTCTGTTTCCCAGGGTGGAGAGCACACTATtcaaagcttcaggttttttgtactgctgttttcagagctagttctagggtctgtaagttttcagttcttcctgggtggtatgatctaaggaggggTGTGGTcagagcaaccacaagcacttttCTGCACACTGGAAGTATGACCAGGGTCTCCACCCCCCTGCTGTCATATGCTCTAGTGTGCAGTTATCCTCCTCACCTGGGGACTGTGATATGGAACTGTGTATGGTCAGTGTAACAGAATCCTGTATCCAGTGCCAGTAAAGGGCCCCCTGTAatcttctgatcagttgtctgacCCATTTactctctgtgggctgagagctccaggagCTTcagctgctgattcagttgccTCCGAGGCCTACTGCTGCTTTACTGAGCTGGGCTGCATTCCACTCTTACCCCAGTAAGACAGACTTTTCCTGGCAATCAAGTTGTatttggctggaaaattgtttctccccatccttttgttggttctgccactctagaattcattctgagatattattttaaagttgattggaggggaatttgggagaggtcAGGCAAAATCACTGCCTTTATTCTGTTATCTTTGTTCTACCTTGAATTTTTTTAAGAAGATATGACTTATGTCAAATTGTAATTTTCAACTAAGTAACTCTCACCCATTGGTCAAGATCCTCCCCTTTTCTGCCAAATAGAACAAGTTTGTGTAATCCTTTTTCTGTACAACCacccctcaaatatttgaagacagggaGATAGTGCATctcttaagtcttttcttctctaggctaaatgcCCTCAGTTCTATAAACTGAGCTTTATATGGTGGTCCTCTTATGTCTCCCTCGATATTTTGGGCAGGTTCATCCTATCCCTTCTAAAATATGGCATCCAGAACTATATATATGACTCTAGTTGTGGTCTGATGATTGGAAGAGGCCAGTGAAGTCAACAACTCTCCCATTCTGAGAGTGTATTTATTTTAGTGCAGTGTGATATTCCATTAGCTTTTATGGTTACCACACCACACTGCTGACCCCTCTTGTTTGTGGTCCCCTAGAATACCTATGCTTTTTCCACATGAATTATTTTGAGCACTATCCCGTTATCTTCTATTTGCTTAGTTGATTAATTTGAACCCAAAAGGAGAACTTTACTTTATCATTATCAATTTTCTTCTAGCTACTTGTTATATGTGGTACAGTGGTACAGTGTTATATGGtttatgtggtacagtggaaagactgaTGACCCTGGAGTTAGAGGTTGTGGGCTCAAACTCCACTTTTGGTGTTTACTACCTAGGTGATCTTGGGGCAAGGCTTTCAACCTCCGTGGGCCTgaggttcctcacctgtaaaatcagggaattgcactagatggcctctaagcttccttccagttctaactatGATACTGTGACCTTCAGCTATGCAATGTTAGGCTATTTTTTAATCCAAATTTTTTCTTGGAATGTATTAATGTTGTCAGCTTCTTTTTACCCACAAATTGGATAAGCTTGCtttctatgccttcatccaagtcattgataaaaatgttgatcaGAACAAGACCAATGACAAGACCTCTATTGTACTCCACTAGGGGTATCCTTCCAGAATGGAACTGATCTATTTGTCACCACTCTGTTGAATCAATTCAATCACTTCTGAACCCACCTAACTCTACCATCATTTAATTCCTATCTCTTAATCTTGTCTAAAAGGGTATCATGAAAGATTACTGAATGCCTTCCTGAAATCCTGAGACACTATGCCCCCAGCATTTCTCTGGTTTACTGGTCCGGTATTCTGTTGAGTAAAGCAATGAGGTTGGTTTTGCATGACTTATTCTTAATGAACCCATGCTGGTTCATGTGGTTCAACTCTTTCCTTTCCATAATTTCATAAACTATATGTTTAGTAATTCATTCTAAAATTTTACCAGAAATTGACAGCATAGCCAATGGTTCATGCTTCATAGTTTGAAGTATCTACCTTCTACTCTCacccttttttttggaggggggaaggcagggcaattggggttaagtgacttgcctaaggtcacatggctagtaagtgtgtcaagtgtctgagtctggatttgaactcaggtcctcctgacttcagggccggtgccctactcactgtgtcacctagctgcccctgctctcACTCTTTGAATATTAGATTCACCTATACCATCTCTCATAATCATCACAATTCTCTAAACTTACCAGTGTGCTATGTACCCCAAATCTCATATTCTTCCATCACCCTCAGACCTATTTCATCTAGGACAAGTAACTTTCAGTTATTTGAAGCATTCTCTTAAAATTTCCTTATTTACCTGAAGTTTAGTTTTCTATtaactctttctgcctctgtctgaAGGACCTTTTCCTTGAGtcagaaaataaagtgaaataggGATTTGAGCAGGTCTGCCTTTTTTGTGATTCAAGATCATATTCACATTCACTCTGAGTAGGTTACTTCTCCCTTTTTGATCTCACATACTCaacataactttaaaaaagaccTTTTTGGTTGTCTTTATCATTTACCTCAATCCTCAGATAATAATGAATTTTAGGTTTTATaacatcattttaattttaatttgtaaatataaataaaaattatattctctgatactgtgctctctctcttctgcctcttgCACATCTTTGAAAAATCTGAGCTCATTGGTAAGCAACCAGTACACCTATACTGGTCTCTTTAGACCCTTCCCCCATTTCTTTCTCACTGGAATCGATTGTGACTTCACCCCTAGAACTTCATTTCTGAGAACTCAAAATGCCCTGACCTCATAGGCTGACTTCTCTTTTAGAGGGTCTATGTATCTGTTTTTGAACTCTTTGAATTCTACTCTACTAAAGTCGGAGGTACAAATCAGACTATACCTAGTGTTCCCCTCGTATGTATCAGGAATTCTAAAATGGCACACCCTCAGAacggcaccccccccccccgcccgttCCTATTATTTCTGCTTCAGCCAGTTCAGGTCCAGAATTGTCAGTCAActtctgaaagatgaaatgataaaCAGTGCAAGTCAGGAATTTATCACCtgctctgcttttatttttttttaatttttcctgttGGTGTTAAATAGTTGTTTATTGGTGAAGGTGGATTGCCAAGGAATCACTAGATTCATGCAGAGGTATGACAAGGCACAAGGTAGAAAGAGTGACGGGAGAAGTCACCATGAAAGTTTGGATCCCAGTTTTTGCTCACTGTAGAGGTATATTGGGAGCTTTCCCTTACTGGAGCCCACTCAAGTGGAACGCTCTGATTTAGTGATTGAATTTGGGACTGTTAGAGATGTAGACTGAGATGAAGAGGGACTCAGTGGTATGTGACGTTCTTCCGCTACTGGCTGGGCAATACTTGCCTGTACTGGCCTGCCCGAGGGCCTTGGCTTGTTTGAGGTATTCTTGCTGCGCCATCTTGGCACTggaatccctccctccccagactTTGGCAGCAGATGTCTGTAGAGGTCGGCCATAAGAAAAGGTCAGGATCCATGACTTGGGCAAGGAACATTTGTTCAGTACATTGAGGAGTGTAATGGAATCCTCCTCACTCTGGCCTCCAGATGTGAAGGCTACACCAGGTACTGCAGGGGGCACAGCATTGCGCAGAGCTGTTATAGTTGCTATTGCGATTTCCTCGGGGGGAAACTTCTGGGAACAGTCGTGGCCCGGTACCACCATGTTGGGTTGAAGCACAGTCCCTTCAAGGAAAATATGGTGGTCATTCAGAGACTTGAGTACAGAAGCCAGAACCTTCTCTGTAATAAACTGAGATTGCTTCAGATTATGGTTTCCTTCAGAGAGGATGTCTGGCACGATGAGGGGAACCAGGCCGTTCTGCTGGCAAACACTGGCATACCGACCCAGCACGTTAGCATTTTCCCAAATGGCAAGAGGAGAGGGTGTGTTCTCCCCAATCTTCAGTACACAACGCCACTTTGCAAAGTCAGCTCCATCCTTCTTGTACTGGGCACAGCGCTCAGCCAGGCCATCCAGCCCTTGAGTGGTAGTTTCGTTATTGGTTCCTGCCAGGGGCACGACACCCCTGTCCACCTTGATGCCCACAACAGCATCCTTGCTCTTGATGACGTCTGGAAAGGGCCGGCCATCATCACACTTTTGATAGAATGCTTCATGGGAAAGGATAACTCCTCCGATGTAGTTGCTTATTTCACCATCAGCTGTCACAAACAGCTGGCGATAGCGGCGCCGGTTCTCTTCGGTGTTCTCAATGCCAAGACACGAGAACCGCTTATCCATAGCACAGAGGGACTCATCCAAGACCAGAATTCCCTTTCCCGGAGCGATCAGCCGCTTAACAATCTCCGTTAGGTCCTTCTTTTGATCTGGTGTCAGGGCTTGGGAAGGCATGCTAACTCTGAAGTGGCAGCTTCCTGTTGGGGAAAGGAGACTCGAGAAAGAGCCTCGGCTTTGGGAGATGGAACTGGACCATGAGCCAGTGGGAGCTAACAAAACTACCTATAATCCTAATTCGAACCTCATCACATTCCAAAGCCAACGGGGCAATAGAATTCGAGAGGGGGCGGAGTCTGATCATTTAAAGGAACATCACCTGTAGGGTgggcttgctttcttttttcttttcttttgaaaggaGAGGGAACGTTTCTTTTCGTCCAGCTAAGAATGGTAGTCGGTATCAGGGGTCTGAGTGTAGATCCTCTCTAGCGGCACACCTTAGAAGGTGTGCTTGCTCCTCTTTGGAACCCATTTCTTCACAGCCTTCTCAGGTAGGTGAGGGCTAGGTGGGCACTGAATGGCTAGTAGGTAAGCTCCTTATGGGCAGGGACGGTTTCCTTTGTAGCCAAAAAGAATGCTCAACACATAGtaaatgattgttaattgatTGAAAGAACATAGACAAGATAGCTTGAGAGACTGAGATCCAATGGAAGGGTTTATATTCAAGGAGGATTCTGGGCGGAAGGGGTAGAGCTGTAGTAGCTTGGTCCTGGGCGAGTGGGACAGAGCATCCTCCTAACACAGAGctcaaaaggacctcagaggacatctaatccgctcatttcatatatgaggaaacaggctgggaAGCAATgagacttcctcagggtcacagacATAACCATcattctgattccagagccagtttCCTTCCCTCTGCACCAGGGATAataacaaaggagaaaattagaaggtcataggatttaaatacactttctttttgaatttgttCACTGGTTTCTGTGCATCTTTCCTATCTTATTTATTCTCTGtggtgggagaaaaaaaacttttgcatacCCCATCCCATGTAGGATGGAGGAAATAATTGCTGATATTTGTACTGGCCTAAGGAAGAaattaggaaggaaaggaaaatgcgTGATGAAGAGAAAAGGTGGTTTTAGGCAAAGAGAGGTTTAGGTACAATAATTCTATATCTGGGGTTTTCTCTCTCTGGTCCCTTCATGGTAAGAAGGATAATTCATAGATCAGTGTGTTTATCCTCCCTTAGCCCTTTCAAACAGCTTTTTCTTCTACTCCaggattatatttttatatgtaaagaTTTTTCCTAATGATACACCCCCTACTCTCAGTATCTCTGAAAAGTCAACTACTGAGTTTGTAGCAGAGACCTCCATcatccaatttaattcaataagcatctgctaggtggcacagtggatagcacaccagccctggagtaaggaggtcctgaattcaaattcagcctccgacacttactagctgtgtgaccctgggcaagtcacttaatcctgattgcttcATAAAAAGGCATCTATTAGGTCTTtgccatgtgcctggcactgtgataGACCCTGGGGTTATGGAAATTCAAAGAATCtttgtcctcaagtagcttacatgcTTTTTTATTCTATCACATATTCAGGTAGTTGATTCCCATCATAGCAActactctcccttctccctgtccACTTTGACATTTGCCTCTGTAATTTATCACATATCCTTCAGATGACTTGGTAATATGTAGTTTATATGCACTACCCCATCGCTtctattttccccctctttaatCTTTAGGCACATTTTATTATAACATACTTCTTCCTCCAGGTTTATGGTATAAAGGGATGAGATAGGGATCAAAGGATCCTCCTGAACAATTGGAAGTATCCCACAGTCAACTTGATGATATCAGAGGTCTTACTTGGACCCTTGGAGAAGGGTGTCACATATAAAGGCTGATATGTTAAATCTTgtgccaacaagcatttattaagcaacttctatgtgtcaggcactatgctgagttctggaaatataaagaaagacccCAACCAACAATCAAcaattcccattttctttttttaatttaacattttattttttcaccaattaaatgtaaaaacaatttttaacatttatttaaatttttttgagttcccaaatttctccttctttctctccctcccctcatcccctcattgagaaggcaagcaatttgatataggttatacatgtgtaatcatgcaaaatatacttCCATGTTTAGTCACATTGTGATAGAAAACACTGATAAAAAGtctcccaagaaaaataaagtgaaaatagtatgctttgatctacattcagactccatcagttttttttctccggagatggacagcatttttcacatgagtccttcagaattgtcttggtcattatattgctgagaatagctgagtcattcacagatagtcattatacaatattacagttactgcatacagtgttctcccagttctgctcatttcacacaattcctgctttcaaggagcttatagtctaataaggAAGACACTATGTGAACAGCTATGTACCAACAAATGTATCCAGGACAGATTGGAGATGATCTCAGATGGAGGGCACTACAGGTAAGgtggattgggaaagacttcatgcagaGGGTGAGACTTCAGCTCAGACTCGAAGATATATATTTTAGTCCCTCCTGAGAAAATACAGGGATCTCCACTGCTTGGTCTCTGGTGACTGGGACTGCTTCCTAGATTATTGACAAGAGAGAATCAGGAAGGGCAGACTCTGCTCAGTTGAGCTGCCCTTTCCTCCCTGGTCTATCAAAGTGAGCAGGGAAatagtttacttttttttcttttaatgcactTTCTCTTCCTTGGACTTCTAGTGCAGCAAAGAACAGCAGGGTCAGatttattctttcctctgtctcccaGGAGCAGAAAATGTTTCCTGGAAAGACGCACATGATGACCATCGTATACTTGTCCAAGAAACCTAAGGAATGAGTTTATAGACCTCCAGCTCCTGGTTTGCTGCTGCTTTTCAGGTACATTTTCTGAACTCAGATCAGAGACTGGCTCTTATGGATACTTTgtgtcttgtttatttttttgtgatGGAAGAATTAAGGGCTGTTCCACACTCATTTCCAAGCCAGATGGAGGAAGTAATAGTTTCAAGAACAACAGCTCCTGAAAATGGACTTTCCATTCAATAGTTCCTGAAATTCAACACAAAACTTCTCACGGAAAGGAGATTTCCTCAGCAGCATCTTCCTTGTTTCCAGGAAGAAGACCAATAGAGGTTCGCCCTGAGGGACTAAATACCAGGGGCAGGGGAGACATCTGGACCTCCCAAACATTCCTACTTGCCAAGGGCTGCTTGGTCAGGGCAAGTTATAGGTGAATCAGAAGTATTTGTTCAGCATCCTTTGTTAAAATACACCTTTCTGAACTTCTTCATTGGCTCTTGGGGATTTCAATCATTTTTTGTAGTGGCAGAAATGAAGATTGTCCCATACCCAATTCCTTTATTGAACACCATGTGGGAATTGGGGACTCAATTATCTACTTTAGGGGAAACCTAGATTCAAGCCATAACTAAGAATTGTTCAGGAGATTACCCCCAGGGTAATCTAGGGATAGGGGCTAAGTCAAAGAGAGGGGGTTATCCCTTTGGGTGTCAGGTCACAAGAACTGGACCCAATAACATCAGCCCAGAGTTGTTGGGGGAACACTGGGTTACAGGGAATCGGTCCAGAAGTACATAAATTAAGATACATTCTATTCTGGTACTCTTTCTATCTCATTTCTCCCTTTTTGATGCATATTTTTTCATTGCTGTCTCCCAATCATGAGTCATGTTCTGTGATTATTATGAGGTCATAGGATGTCTCTAGGAGCTTCAGAAGCAGTGGGATTATTTTTAAGGACTGGAAGAGATATGACTATAGGACAAGTAGCATAATGTCATTGAAAAATCCGTGGACCTtaagtccaaggacctgggttcccaTCTCACCTTTATAACTTACTACCTATGGGATTTCTCAGGTGTATCAgtccatcaatcaacaaatatttattaagcccctactatgcacaggtactgtcctaggtgctgcTGATACAGGTACAGGTTATGAAAATGATCCCTAACTCCAAAGGCTCTTGCATTCTAGTGGAGGCTATAAGTGAGGCTGgttactttgcacagccttccctcattcaaatcaaagccATGTTActatctccctgatgtcatggtcctccttgagaatgaagggcaaaccacaacctgtgagtagtacaAGCTGCCTGAATGAGAACTCAGCTGGCCAATTACAGTTGGGCAACTAAGCATATCCTgacctgtcctgtcctgtcctgtcttGTCCTGTCCTCTGGTCTCccctcctgccttcccctcctttcccctcccctcccttccccccttcccctcccctctccctttaccTGAGGgtttctgcccaaaggaaggtaaattttgatggccaaaaccTACCTGGTCAACTGCGGTTTATTGGGTAAATTTCTTTCTTGAAGACTGAGTCTTAAAAAATTCCCTCTGGATCTCATgtattggacaacaataggtccctccccaagcaccacttaatggctattttttgagccctcctggctcagagtgaatataaatagtaactttctctttgggccagcaaccctgagagtctgCCCCTCccagtatgattttttttctcattgaaaaggccatcctttgactcacttcttaaagaggcctattggCTCAATGGCCATTGCATCACTCGAAGGGAGAACCTGAGAAGACCTCAGCTTAAGAGagtcaaggtctcccattgcatcctgggccacctctagttgtcctgatccatatctgaccactggacctagatggctctggaggagaaagtgaagctggtgacttcgtacagccctccctcactcaaatcaaagtcaattgcaagtcatgtcatcatctccctgatgtcatggtcctcttcgagaatgaaggataaactaCAATAAgtccataaaaataaaatctttcttcttcttcttcttcttcttcttcttcttcttcttcttcttcttcttcttcttcttcttcttcttcttcttcttcttcttcttctccttctccttctccttctccttctccttctccttctcctcctcctcctcctcctcctcctcctcctcctcctcaccccagtacCCATATCAAAATATTGAATTGGACTAGCATATAGAGGCAAATAAGGAGTGAAGATCAAGCCAACGAACCATTCTTAGTACTTCCTATATCAATGGATCCAGTTTCTTAGAGACATTTCTTGGTGTGTAGAAGAACAGATCTCCAGAAGATTCATGCTGTCAGGTCAGTTGGGAAGCTGCCTCATATTACAATTGGAACCTGTGCCTTCCTAAGTCCACATAGCTCTGTCTGTCTGACTCCTCCAGCACCAGGACAGAGTCAAAAGAGCTGTATGCTCCTGTCAAGGCGAGGACAGTTGACTGCTCTGCTGCTGGAGTTGTCCTCTGCTAAACTTCTAGCCTCTCCACCCATGCTCTGCTGTGCTAGGGGCTTCTGAACTATAATCTACTGAGGCtttgcctctttctctgtctagCTCTCCACTTTTCTCTGCCACTCCTCTCCAGTCTGAAGCTCCAGCCTATTACTGGGTCTCCCCTCAGCATCTTAATCttcaaatgaaattattgattgcaTGGTATTATAGAAAGAGTtctagatttggggtcagaagaccccCCAGTTTGGATCCCAGATCTGCTAGTGTCTATTTATGTGGcattgggcaagccacttaactttctTGTGCCTCAGGgtcttcatctctaaaaattattatataaaaagaatgaatgagaaagcatttattaagtgcctactgtgtaccaagtaCTGGGAAACAAATATGAGATGAGACAGtccctgaactcaagaagattaccttctattggaggaaacaacatatatagagGAGTAGTGGTCAGGCAGCAGTGTTTTGGTTTGGGAGTCATGAGATAGTGGGTGGGACCACAGGATATTTGAAGTTCCTTGCAGTTCTGAATTTATGAACCTCCCATCTTAACTCTGTGGTATGATCATCACTTCTTGTGAGGGCTGGTTAGGAAGAACTTTGGCCAGTGACTATATTTTCCTATAACTGTTAAACCTCTATCTGTGACTTATACTGCTTCATCACAAAAGCTATCAGGGGCTGGTTTCAAATTCATACtctatatgttgttgttcagtcatgtccaactcttggtgaccccatttggggttttcttggaagagatactgtagtagtttgtcatttccttttctggctcattttatagatg
It encodes the following:
- the LOC118848037 gene encoding fructose-bisphosphate aldolase A-like; translation: MPSQALTPDQKKDLTEIVKRLIAPGKGILVLDESLCAMDKRFSCLGIENTEENRRRYRQLFVTADGEISNYIGGVILSHEAFYQKCDDGRPFPDVIKSKDAVVGIKVDRGVVPLAGTNNETTTQGLDGLAERCAQYKKDGADFAKWRCVLKIGENTPSPLAIWENANVLGRYASVCQQNGLVPLIVPDILSEGNHNLKQSQFITEKVLASVLKSLNDHHIFLEGTVLQPNMVVPGHDCSQKFPPEEIAIATITALRNAVPPAVPGVAFTSGGQSEEDSITLLNVLNKCSLPKSWILTFSYGRPLQTSAAKVWGGRDSSAKMAQQEYLKQAKALGQASTGKYCPASSGRTSHTTESLFISVYISNSPKFNH